A segment of the Leptolyngbya sp. NIES-3755 genome:
CAGAAGTAGTACAAGTACAAGTGCAGAACTATTGGATTTAGCAACGATTATCAAAGCGACTGAAGCAATTTCGAGTGAATTAGTACTTGATCAATTGCTCGATCGACTTTTGCACATCGTTTTAGAAAATGCAGGAGCGCAAAAGGGCTGTATTGTTCTCGATCGAGCGGGCGAACTGTTCATCGAAGTTGCAGATACCAATCAAGATGCTTCAGAAGTAGTCGTCGAAGCAATTCCGTTAGCTCAAAGCCGGGATGTCCCTTTATCCATCCTGAATTATGTCGCTCGAACTCAACAAGCGATCGTCTCGGTCGATGCTGCGATCGAGAGTATTTGTGCAAGCGATCCATACATCCTAGAACACTGTCCAAAATCATTGCTCTGTACCCCAATTCTGTACCAAGGAAAATTCATTGGATTGGTGTATCTAGAGAATAATTTGGTCAAAGGAGCATTCTCGATCGCTCGATTAGAGATAGTGAGAATCTTAACGGGGCAAGCTGCGATCGCGATCGAGAATGCTCGGTTATTTACCTGTATTCAAGACAAAGCGGCTCAATTAGAACGCTCAGAATCTCGTCTCAATCAGTTGTTTGAACAATCCACTGATGCCATCTTAATCTTTGATCCAGACGAGATTATTTTCACCGACTGCAATCAATCAGCCGTTAATCTTCTGGGCTATTCCTCTAAAGATGACATCATCGGTGTCAGTCCGATTGCTCTTTCTCCTGAGTTTCAACCAAGCGGCAAAACCTCGATTCAAGAAGCAACCGAAGCGATCGAGATGTCTTTTGAAAAAGGTAGTCATCGATTTGAGTGGGTTCATTGTCATCGGACGGGTGAGCCTGTTTGGTTAGAGATTGTTCTAACCGTGATGACATTTGAGAACAAAACTGTTTTTCAATGTATCTGGCGAGATATTACCGATCGTAAACGCGCAGAAGCCGCTCTAAAGGACAGTCAAGCGCAGTTAATTCAATCTGAAAAGATGTCTGCTTTGGGCAACTTAGTCGCGGGTGTCGCGCATGAAATCAATAATCCGATCGGCTTTCTCAATGGCAGTATTAACAATGCGAAAGACTTTGTGCAAGATTTACTAGAGCACTTGGAACTTTATGAGCAACAGCTTCCAAATGATGAAACGATGCAAGATCACGCAGAGCAGATTGATTTAGAGTTCGTAAAATCAGATTTGCCGAAGCTATTGAACTCGATGAAAACGGCGGTCGATCGCATTAAATCGATCAGTCGGAGTTTGCGAACTTTCTCGCGTTCCGATACTGAACATGCGATCGTCACGAACATTCACGAAGGCATCGATAGTACCATTCTGATTCTGAAGTATCGCCTCAAAGCGAGTGGACATCGTCCTGAAATTGAAGTGATCACGAACTATGGAGCAATTCCAGAGATTGAATGTTTTCCTGGACAACTCAATCAGGTGTTCATGAACATTCTCGCCAATGCGATCGATATGTTCGATGAGTTGCAAGATTGTCAACCTCAGATCATTACCATTCAAACTGCACAAGTTGATCAAAACACGGTAGAGATTCGTATCCGAGATAACGGCAAAGGAATGCCTGATGAAGTAAGGGCGAAAGTCTTCGAGCATTTATTTACGACGAAAGCAGTTGGCAAGGGAACTGGATTAGGATTGTCGATCGCCCGTCAAATTGTGGTCGAGAAACATCAAGGCTCGATCGCGGTCAATTCCACGATTGGCGAGGGTTCTGAGTTCGTAATTTCCTTGCCTATCAATCAAACTCTATCGTGACTAGAGCACCAAACCTTGCTAAAGATGCGATGAACAACGTGCTCGAAGTTGTCAATCTTTCGATTTTTGCGATAGAACTCAGGAGTCTATTGATAGACACACTAAGCAGTTAGGAGGATTTTCATGGCTTCACAGAATTCTGCTCAACCTTCACCGCAAACCGAAGATACCCAAACCGATTCACGTCTACCGATTCGGACTTCTAGCGATTGGGAAAAACCGTCGATCGAAGAACTCGATCTGTGTCTAGAAGTCACCGCTTACGTCTATCACTGGCAATAGGCGGGAAACAAGACATGAATTCAATCAAATGGATTGTGCTTGGACTGGGAAGCGCAGCGATCGGGCTATCAATGTCCGCTTGTTCGCTTGCACCTGCAAATACAGCGACGACTTCAACGAATACAACTCCTGCTTCGACTGAATCTCCCACTCAGGTCGCTTCAGCACCCCAAGGCTATCGAAAAGTTGAGCTTGTTCAAAGAATCGAAAGCCCGTGGGGAATGGCATGGCTCCCGGATGGAAGATTATTAATTTCAGGCAAATTAGGCAAACTCCAAGTCGTGCAGGATGGCAAACTTCTGCCAACCACGATCGCAGGTGTGCCGCCTGTCATGTCTCAAGGTCAAGGGGGCTTGATGGATGTGTCGATTCATCCTCGGTTTGCTGAAAATCGATTGATCTATCTAACGTATTCGCATGGTACACCCGACGCGAATCGAACCCGTGTTGCTAGAGCCGTTCTCGACGGGAATACTTTACGCGATTTGAAGGTCATCTTTGAAGTGAATCAAGCCAAATCTGGGACACAACATTTTGGCTCTCGGATTGCTTGGTTGCCGGATAACACGATGCTGGTGTCGATCGGGGATGGGGGGAATCCTCCGGTGTCGCTGAACGGAGAGTTAATTCGCAAACAAGCTCAGAATCTCAACAGTCGTTTAGGGAAAGTCGTGCGCCTAAATGATGATGGTTCTGTACCGCGTGACAATCCGTTTGTGAACAAGCCGAATGCTGATCCAGCCGTTTGGAGCTATGGGCATCGGAACATTCAAGGATTGGCAGTTGATCCGACCAGCAAGCGAGTCTGGGCATCGGAACATGGGTCAAAAGGTGGCGATGAATTGAACTTGGTGGCAGCGGGTCAGAACTATGGATGGCCCGTCGTCACGCATAGTAAAGAGTACTGGGGCGATGAGATCACTCAAGAGCGATCGCGTCCTGGAATGGTTGATCCCAAAATTGTCTGGACTCCCGCAACGGCTCCAGGTGGCTTGTTGTTTTACACCGGCGATCGCTTTCCCGCTTGGAGAGGCAACTTATTCTCTTCGGGCATGGTTTCTCGCGATATCAAACGGATTGAATTGGATGCACAAGGCAATGTTCGGAGGCAAGAGGCGATCAAGATTGGACAACGGGTGCGCGATGTCTCACAAGGTCCGGATGGCTTAATCTACTTCATCACCGATGATGGAATTTTGTGGAGACTGGAGCCAACCTAATGATCGTGAGAATTTTGGGAGCGGCGGCGGGTGGCGGCTTTCCGCAGTGGAATTGTCGCTGTCGAAGCTGTGAAGCGAGTCGATCGAACAATGCAAAGTCATTGACCCAATCCTCGATCGCCATTCGATCGCACAGTGGAGATTGGTTTTTGATCAATGCGTCGCCAGATGTCCGTCAGCAAATTGAATCGATGCGATCGCAGAATTGTTTTGAGGAGCAAGATCAGCGATCGATTCCGTTTGCTGGAATTTTTCTCACTGATCCTGAGATTGATCACACGACAGGCTTGATTCTGCTGCGAGAATCTTCGCAACCGTTGAAAATCTATAGTCCTGTTGCGGTTAAGTCAGCGTTAACGACAGGCTATCCATTGTTCTCAACATTGCAAAATTATTGTGGTGTCGAGTGGTTGCCGATTGAAGAATTTCATTCACCTGAGTTAGAGATAGAGGCTTTTGCACTTTCGACGAAGCCACCAAAATATATGCAGGCAACCACAGAACAAGTTTGGGGAGTCGGATTAACGATTCGCGATCGCATCACAGGCGGCGTTCTAACTTATACGCCCGGACTCGCTGCCCTTGATCAAACGATGCAACAACGATTTGAATCGAGTGATTGTATTTTGATCGATGGCACATTCTGGACAAACGATGAATTGCCTTCAATGGGTGTAGGAACGCGATCGGCGCTTCAAATGGGACATTTACCTTTGTCTGGAGAAGATGGCAGTTTGAAAAAGCTCGAACCGTTATCTACTCGCAAAATTCTCGTTCACATCAATAACACTAATCCAATTCACATTCCTGATTCTCCAGAGCGTCGAACTGTTGAAGCTCAGAATGTTGAGATTGGCTATGACGGCTTAATGTTCACGCTCTAAAAATTACTCATGCTCACTTCGCCCCAAGTTATCCCGGAACGCTGGTCGCCTGAAGCTTTCGAGAATGAGCTTCGTCAGCAACATCGTCGTTATCATCATTTGCATCCGTTTCATCAGCGAATGAATGCAGGAGAACTATCACCTGAAGAAGTTCGACGTTGGGTGATCAATCGATTTTACTATCAGCGCAGTATTCCACTAAAAGATGCAGCAATCTTATCGAACTGTCCAGATCATGAAGTGCGACGCGAATGGATTCAGCGGATTATTGATCATGATGGTCGCGCAGTTGGAGAAGGCGGAATCGAAGCTTGGTTGCGATTAGGAGAAGCCGTTGGACTGTCACGCGATCGACTTTTAAATGATCAAGAAGTCCTACCTGGTGTGCGTTACGCGGTCGATGCTTATGTGAATTTCTGCAAAACGAAGCCGTGGATTGAAGCGATCGCATCTTCACTCACTGAACTATTCGGACCGGATGCAATTCGCGATCGCTTAGTGTCTCTCGAAAAGTACTATCCCTGGATTGATCCAAAAGGTTTCGATTATTTCCGTGTTCGACTCCATCAAGCTCCTCAAGATGCTCGATACGCGCTGAATCTAGTCTTACAACATTGTCAAACACTGGAAATGCAGCAAAAAGCAGTACAAGCATTAACCTTTAAATGCGATTTGCTGTGGAGTCAATTAGAAGCCATCGATCGAGGGGATACTCGTCCAGGAGTACAACATGAACGCGAATAGTTCACCGTATCTTGCTTGTGGTGTGCGCCTCTTTTGGGACGAAGTTCGACAACAGCACTTTTTACTCTTTCCAGAAGGTGCGATCGCGCTGAATCGAACGGCTTTAGCAATCTTAGAACGCTGCGATCGACAACATACGATCAGTGAAATTATTGCAGAACTCACGGCACAGTTTGATCAAATGGTTGAATCAGATGTGTATCAACTTATCGATCGTATTTCACAGCGAGGATTACTAAATGAATGAGATCCCCCGCCCATTTACTTTAGTTGCCGAGCTAACTTATCGCTGCCCGTTGCGTTGTCCGTATTGCTCGAATCCGATGAACTGGAGCGAATATCGGCAAGAACTTTCAACTGAAGATTGGGTACGAGTGATTCGGCAAGCTCGACAGGCGGGCGTTTTGCAATTGGGACTAACCGGCGGAGAACCTTTGCTTCGAGATGACGTAGAAATCTTAGTCGAGACTGCGGCAGAACTAGGACTTTATACGACGTTAGTAACTGCTGGAACATTGTTCACTTCAGAACGAGCAACAAAGTTAAAATCTCTAGGATTAGATCATGTTCAAATCAGCATTCAGGATAGTGACTTGCAGAACAACGATCGCATTGCTGGAACTCGATCGTTTGAGCAAAAACTCATCGCCGCTCGATTAGCAAAAGAGCTAGGATTTCCGCTGACTTTGAACTTTGTATTGCATCGTCAGAACCTCGATCGTATTGAAGAAATGCTGTTACTGGCAGAAGAACTCAATGTCGATCGAGTTGAACTTGCAAATACTCAATACTATGGATGGGCATTGCACAATCGAACTGCACTGTTACCGACTCGCGAACAGTTAACTCATGCAGAGCAAGTGGTAAAAGCGGCTCAACAACGCGGCAAAATCCCGATGGGAATTCTCTATGTGATTCCAGACTATTACGCTCAGTATCCTAAGCCTTGTATGGGAGGTTGGGGCAATCGAACGCTGATTGTTACTCCCACGGGTGAAGGTTTACCCTGTCAAGCTGCAATGGGAATTCCCGGTCTTGAATTTGGTAATGTTCGAGAGCATTCGCTGGATTGGATTTGGTTTGAAGCACCGGGAATGAATCGATTTCGGGGGGCAGATTGGATGCCGGAACCTTGTCAAAGTTGCGATCGCAAAAACATCGATTGGGGTGGCTGTCGATGTCAGGCATTTCTGCTCACTCAAAATGCAGAAGCCACTGATCCGGTGTGTTATCTCTCTCCCGATCGCGCTCAGATTCAATCCGCATTAGAGCAAGTGCCTGAGCAAGTAGAACCGTTTGCTTACCGCGATCGACAAGCAGTTTAGAGAATTTTCATCGATCGGTCTTTGATCTCTTAAAATGAAAAGTAATCAATTCTGCTTTGCTGCTATGGTTCAAGCCGATCCGAATCGAACAAGTTTGCCATCGAGCACTGAGCTTCCTTGTTCAGATGACACTCCTGTGGATAACGAGAACCAGAATCTTATTCCCAATCTATTACTGTTTTTGCTGGAGTTTATCTGGAGCGATCAACTGGACTGGTTCTTTGGAGTTGATATGGGAATCTATCATACGACAGGCACGAATCCACGAGTGCCCGTCATACCAGATGGATTTCTTAGCATCGGGGTAGAGCGTCGCAAGCAAAGCCGCCAGGGAAAAGGACGACTCAGCTATGTATTCTGGGAAGAGAATTACATTCCGCCCATTCTCACGCTGGAGATTGTGTCTCAAACTTATGGCAGTGAGTACGACGACAAAATGCTGATTTATGCCAAGTTGGGCGTACTTTACTATGTCATTTACAATCCCGATTACTGGCGACGGGATCAGCACCAACCTTTTGAGGTTTATCAGCTAATTGATGGGTCGTACCAATTACAGATTGGAGAGCCGTTATGG
Coding sequences within it:
- a CDS encoding glucose dehydrogenase-B (similar to AA sequence:cyanobase_aa:LBDG_11010) → MNSIKWIVLGLGSAAIGLSMSACSLAPANTATTSTNTTPASTESPTQVASAPQGYRKVELVQRIESPWGMAWLPDGRLLISGKLGKLQVVQDGKLLPTTIAGVPPVMSQGQGGLMDVSIHPRFAENRLIYLTYSHGTPDANRTRVARAVLDGNTLRDLKVIFEVNQAKSGTQHFGSRIAWLPDNTMLVSIGDGGNPPVSLNGELIRKQAQNLNSRLGKVVRLNDDGSVPRDNPFVNKPNADPAVWSYGHRNIQGLAVDPTSKRVWASEHGSKGGDELNLVAAGQNYGWPVVTHSKEYWGDEITQERSRPGMVDPKIVWTPATAPGGLLFYTGDRFPAWRGNLFSSGMVSRDIKRIELDAQGNVRRQEAIKIGQRVRDVSQGPDGLIYFITDDGILWRLEPT
- a CDS encoding pyrroloquinoline quinone biosynthesis protein B (ab initio prediction:Prodigal:2.6;~similar to AA sequence:cyanobase_aa:RPA1947), producing MIVRILGAAAGGGFPQWNCRCRSCEASRSNNAKSLTQSSIAIRSHSGDWFLINASPDVRQQIESMRSQNCFEEQDQRSIPFAGIFLTDPEIDHTTGLILLRESSQPLKIYSPVAVKSALTTGYPLFSTLQNYCGVEWLPIEEFHSPELEIEAFALSTKPPKYMQATTEQVWGVGLTIRDRITGGVLTYTPGLAALDQTMQQRFESSDCILIDGTFWTNDELPSMGVGTRSALQMGHLPLSGEDGSLKKLEPLSTRKILVHINNTNPIHIPDSPERRTVEAQNVEIGYDGLMFTL
- a CDS encoding pyrroloquinoline quinone biosynthesis protein C (ab initio prediction:Prodigal:2.6;~similar to AA sequence:cyanobase_aa:RPA1948), whose amino-acid sequence is MLTSPQVIPERWSPEAFENELRQQHRRYHHLHPFHQRMNAGELSPEEVRRWVINRFYYQRSIPLKDAAILSNCPDHEVRREWIQRIIDHDGRAVGEGGIEAWLRLGEAVGLSRDRLLNDQEVLPGVRYAVDAYVNFCKTKPWIEAIASSLTELFGPDAIRDRLVSLEKYYPWIDPKGFDYFRVRLHQAPQDARYALNLVLQHCQTLEMQQKAVQALTFKCDLLWSQLEAIDRGDTRPGVQHERE
- a CDS encoding coenzyme PQQ synthesis protein D (ab initio prediction:Prodigal:2.6;~protein motif:HAMAP:MF_00655), producing the protein MNANSSPYLACGVRLFWDEVRQQHFLLFPEGAIALNRTALAILERCDRQHTISEIIAELTAQFDQMVESDVYQLIDRISQRGLLNE
- a CDS encoding putative pyrroloquinoline quinone biosynthesis protein E (ab initio prediction:Prodigal:2.6;~similar to AA sequence:cyanobase_aa:RPA1950) — protein: MNEIPRPFTLVAELTYRCPLRCPYCSNPMNWSEYRQELSTEDWVRVIRQARQAGVLQLGLTGGEPLLRDDVEILVETAAELGLYTTLVTAGTLFTSERATKLKSLGLDHVQISIQDSDLQNNDRIAGTRSFEQKLIAARLAKELGFPLTLNFVLHRQNLDRIEEMLLLAEELNVDRVELANTQYYGWALHNRTALLPTREQLTHAEQVVKAAQQRGKIPMGILYVIPDYYAQYPKPCMGGWGNRTLIVTPTGEGLPCQAAMGIPGLEFGNVREHSLDWIWFEAPGMNRFRGADWMPEPCQSCDRKNIDWGGCRCQAFLLTQNAEATDPVCYLSPDRAQIQSALEQVPEQVEPFAYRDRQAV
- a CDS encoding hypothetical protein (similar to AA sequence:cyanobase_aa:Npun_F6009), whose translation is MVQADPNRTSLPSSTELPCSDDTPVDNENQNLIPNLLLFLLEFIWSDQLDWFFGVDMGIYHTTGTNPRVPVIPDGFLSIGVERRKQSRQGKGRLSYVFWEENYIPPILTLEIVSQTYGSEYDDKMLIYAKLGVLYYVIYNPDYWRRDQHQPFEVYQLIDGSYQLQIGEPLWMPEIGLGIGRFQQISDGIDREILTWYDATGSRHLSQAEQERQRAQQERQARLEAVSKLLAMGMSVEQVAEVLSLSVEEVQFVSANR